Proteins encoded in a region of the Nicotiana tomentosiformis chromosome 9, ASM39032v3, whole genome shotgun sequence genome:
- the LOC104106490 gene encoding UPF0725 protein At1g02770-like — MDKAVWEKYYKQVKESEGFDIEDFPGQCWMTTVFPMPYYLDDPKNVDRLKDYAGKALKLYNDSNGTSYEVDDILKVNGGGCRAFIFYITFSVKNGVCDTFQAKVVKDIGYHLDFPIIRPKAKAVTG; from the exons ATGGATAAAGCTGTTTGGGAGAAGTACTACAAACAGGTTAAGGAAAGCGAG GGTTTTGATATCGAAGATTTTCCTGGACAGTGCTGGATGACGACTGTCTTCCCCATGCCATACTACTTGGATGATCCTAAGAATGTTGACAGGTTGAAGGATTATGCTGGAAAGGCACTTAAGCTATATAACGATAGTAAT GGAACCAGTTATGAGGTCGATGACATTTTGAAGGTGAATGGAGGTGGTTGTCGTGCCTTTATTTTCTATATTACCTTCTCTGTCAAAAATGGTGTGTGCGACACTTTTCAAGCAAAGGTGGTGAAAGATATAGGTTATCATTTGGACTTTCCTATCATCAGGCCTAAGGCTAAGGCTGTCACGGGGTAA